In Candidatus Paceibacterota bacterium, the sequence AGATGCGGGCGCGGAATGTCCCGCCATCTGCTTAAGTAGTAGCGATGTCCGTGATACCGACTACACCGCAGCGATCCTGGGCGGTCGAGTGCTTTCCGTTGCCTTCCAGCCGCCGCTTTCGTTTCCCGGCGGCGGCTATCCTCCACCTTGCCCTCCTCGCAGCCTGTAGCACCGCCTGGGGTTCCACCGGCATCCATACCACCTGGCTCTGGCACTTGCATCAACCAGTCTACTGGCCCGATCGCCGCAACTACGGCACCGACCACTACGAGGCTGCCTGGGACACTATCCAGCAGCAGGATGCGGGGCGGCCGCATCCCAACCCCGAGGGACTGCGCACCATCTTTGGCCTGGACGACCGTGTAAATGCTTACCAAGGCCGGCCCAGCGCGGCGCTCGGCACCATCGGGGGCTATCTCAATTCCGGCGCACAGATCAGTTACTCCGGTGCGCTGATGGAGAATGTTCAGAGTTTGGGCGCCGCGCGCCAGCTTGGCTACGATCCCGCGTGGTATGGGGCCAATCGCAATGCCCGAACGTGGACCACCACCGCCGGCAAGCCGCGCATGGACCTGGTCAACTTCACCTACCACCACGCCCTGGCGCCGCTGCTCAGCGATGCGACGCTGGAGATGGAGCTGCGAATCCATCGCCGTCAAATGGAGATCTTCTGGGGCACCAACCCCGCGTTCTCGCGCGGCTACTTCCCGACGGAGACCTGCTTCTCCGAGCGGATGATTCCCATCCTGAAGCGCGTGGGGATTGACTGGACTATCATCGCCAACACCCATCTGGCGCGCGCATGCGCGGACTTCCCGGTTGCAGTCGGCTCCGGGGGCGAGAACTGCGACCTGCCTAACCTGGCCGACCAACTCAACCCGGCCCAGGGCGCCGGCAACTATCAACGCATTTCAATTGACCGCGGCTGCTCACCCATCCAGGTCATGCCGTTTGGATTCCAGCTTCACTATGCGCGCCACGTGGACCCGGATACCGGAGCGGAATCCAAGATTATTGTAGTGCCCAGCGATCAGGCCCTGGGCTGGAAAGACAGCTACGGCCAGTGGGGGCTGGGCCTGCTCGATCCGCTCGATGCGCGCAATAACCCCGCCAAACCGGCGCTGGTGATGTGTGCCCATGACGGTGACAACGCCTGGAGCGGGGGCTACTCCTACTACATGGAGTGGGTGCAGAATTTCGCCAGCCAGGCGAGCGGGCGCGGCTACGAACTCACCACCGTCGAGCAGTTCTTGCAGGAATTCCCGCCCGACGCCAACGACGTCGTTCATGTCGAAGACGGCGGCTGGGTGTATGCCGACGGCGACTTCGGTTCGCCAATCTTCATCAACTGGCACTGGCCTCCCAGCTACTCCAGCAGTGGCGTCAACGTCGTGGACCCCAGCCAGGGCGTCAGTGACAAGGCCGACAACTGGCGCGTCATCATCGCCACGGAGAACCGCGTTAAGACTGCGCAGCAAGTTGCCGGGGTAACGCCGAACATTGACCAGGTGCGCGATCCGGGCAGTTTCAGCACCACTCCCAACGGCGTCGAGTTGGGCTGGCACTATTACCTGGGCAGTCTCGACAGCGGGTTCGTCTATTACGGCTGCCACGACGATGAATGCCACCGCGCTGTCGTCGCCCAATCCAACGCTGTCCGAAACGTCAACGGCATCCTGGCGGGCAATCCCGCCGGCGACACCACCGCCCCCACACTCTTTCCGCCGCAGCGGCATCCGTGGAATCCCGGCGGCACCAACTTCGGCGTGCAATACGGCTACAAGCTGACCGTCGCCACCAACTCCGACTTCTGGGTCTGGACCTACGGCTATGACGTCTCGGGCATCTCGAACGTCACCCTGCACTTCCGCATCAACGGGACCAACCCGCCCACCAGCGACCAGTTTAAGACCTATGCGGGTGGCCCGCTGGCCGGCGCCTGGCTCACCTCCAACATGACCAAACGCGTGGTCGCTCCCGTCATCGGCGTGACCCCGCAGTACATCGCAGACTACTATTATGCGAAAGTGAGCGGCGTCACCAACAGCTACGTGGATTACTATGTCGCGGGCACAGACAGCCGCGGGAATACCTGCAAGTCTCCCATCTACCACGTCTATGTCGGCGCTTCCCAGGGCGGGGGGGGAGGCGGCGCCACGAATGGGTGCAATGATCGCGTTTGCGTTTCGCCGGCGCCACCCGTGGCCGGAGTTAGCGCTACGATTGCATTCACCCCTGTCGGCGGCCCCTTGGTCGGCGCAAGCGCCATCTACATCCACTTGGGCTGGAACGGTTGGTCCACGGTCGTCAATCCCGATCCGGCCATGACGTTTAACTCGGCCTCCAATCGCTGGGAATACACGGTGACCGTGCCCGCCGACGCGACCCAATTGGACTGCGTTTTCAACAACGGCAGCGGCACCTGGGACAACAATGGCGGCCAAGACTGGCATTTCCCGGTCAGCAGCACACCCCAGGCTCCCTCCCAGCCTCAGAACCTTGTCCTGGTTCCCGTGCAGACCAACCAGATCAACCTAGCCTGGTCCGCTTCCTCCGGCGCCACCGCCTACATCGTCCACCGCGCCGGTTCACCTCTCGCCTTGACCACGGCCGTCACCTACTCCGACACAGGACTCGCCGCTGACAACTACTACTGCTACTCCGTTGTCGCCTCGAACAACATCGGCCTCTCCGCGCCCAGCGCCACCGTCTGCACCAACACTCTCGCCGCGCCGCCCACCAACATTCCACCCTTCATCCTTGACGGCACCTTCAATTACCCTGGCTACCAACTCGCCTCGAGCGGCATGGTGCTCTATGGCGCGTTGCGCGGCACAACGCTCTATGTCGCCACGTGGTCCACTGGCACCAGCGGGCCGAATGACCATTTCATTCTGGTCAGCGACCAACTCCTCTCCTCGGCCACCGCCGGGGCGCCTTGGGCCAAGACCGGCTACGTCGCTGCCGCCACCAGC encodes:
- a CDS encoding carbohydrate-binding protein, with product MSVIPTTPQRSWAVECFPLPSSRRFRFPAAAILHLALLAACSTAWGSTGIHTTWLWHLHQPVYWPDRRNYGTDHYEAAWDTIQQQDAGRPHPNPEGLRTIFGLDDRVNAYQGRPSAALGTIGGYLNSGAQISYSGALMENVQSLGAARQLGYDPAWYGANRNARTWTTTAGKPRMDLVNFTYHHALAPLLSDATLEMELRIHRRQMEIFWGTNPAFSRGYFPTETCFSERMIPILKRVGIDWTIIANTHLARACADFPVAVGSGGENCDLPNLADQLNPAQGAGNYQRISIDRGCSPIQVMPFGFQLHYARHVDPDTGAESKIIVVPSDQALGWKDSYGQWGLGLLDPLDARNNPAKPALVMCAHDGDNAWSGGYSYYMEWVQNFASQASGRGYELTTVEQFLQEFPPDANDVVHVEDGGWVYADGDFGSPIFINWHWPPSYSSSGVNVVDPSQGVSDKADNWRVIIATENRVKTAQQVAGVTPNIDQVRDPGSFSTTPNGVELGWHYYLGSLDSGFVYYGCHDDECHRAVVAQSNAVRNVNGILAGNPAGDTTAPTLFPPQRHPWNPGGTNFGVQYGYKLTVATNSDFWVWTYGYDVSGISNVTLHFRINGTNPPTSDQFKTYAGGPLAGAWLTSNMTKRVVAPVIGVTPQYIADYYYAKVSGVTNSYVDYYVAGTDSRGNTCKSPIYHVYVGASQGGGGGGATNGCNDRVCVSPAPPVAGVSATIAFTPVGGPLVGASAIYIHLGWNGWSTVVNPDPAMTFNSASNRWEYTVTVPADATQLDCVFNNGSGTWDNNGGQDWHFPVSSTPQAPSQPQNLVLVPVQTNQINLAWSASSGATAYIVHRAGSPLALTTAVTYSDTGLAADNYYCYSVVASNNIGLSAPSATVCTNTLAAPPTNIPPFILDGTFNYPGYQLASSGMVLYGALRGTTLYVATWSTGTSGPNDHFILVSDQLLSSATAGAPWAKTGYVAAATSKPFLASESINTYVAWFNAPASSTAFKAATSSGAMAGTIDLVAAFGYMPTNIYLCAAAYQTADNGVLAAQCPAGTGPDIDPGEFFVIPTAALHDNNADGKFDRLDPALGFTLQNLQVGASGYAVNWAAMPGHSYQVEWTAFLGGAWSNLPGGLTTAGPLQLILSCTDPVPPAAATQRFYRVRLLP